The DNA segment CCGGGCGCCCCGGCCGGGGCCGAGGAGGAGGTCCCGCCTGTCCTGTCGGTCATCGCGCGTGGACTGCCCGGACCGCAGGGCAGTAAGACACACGTCGGCGGCGGCCGGATGATCGAGTCCTCGGCGAAGGTCAAGCCGTGGCGGGACGTCGTCGCCTGGTCGGCCATCGCCGCCCGTAACCGGGTCCGCGGCTGGAGCCAGTTGACCGGGCCGGTCGCCCTGTCCCTGACGTTCACCATGCCGAGGCCCCGCTCCCACTTCGGGACCGGCCGGAACGCCGAGGTGGTCCGCCCCTCGGCCCCGGCGCGGCCGGACGTCACCCCGGACCTCGACAAGCTCGTGAGGGCGACGTGCGACGCGCTCAAGACGGCCCGGGTGTACCGGGATGACGCGCAAGTCGTCGAGTACCGGGCGCCGTTCGGGCAGTGGTACGACACCGACCACGGCACCGTGCCCCTCGTCCTGGACGGACCGGGCTGCGTCATCCAGCTGTGGCCCCTCGACGCCAAGGGGGCCGGCCGGTGAGCTACGAGGGAATCGTCCGCGCCCTGACGAACGGGGACCCGCGCGAGCTGTCGGACCGCGACCTCGCGCAACGGCTCCACGTCGACGAGGAGTTCGTCGCCCGGGTGCGCACCGAGCAGGGGCTCCCGGTGTTCAGCGCCGGGCGCCGTGCCCGCCGCGAGATCGTCGAGGCCGCCTACCTGGCGCACGTCGAGGACGTCGGCGGCGGACACCAGCGCTGGACTGGGACGACGACCCGGGACGGCGTGCCGATGGTCACCACGCGGTTCGGGCAGGAGTCCGCGCACCGTGTGGCGTTCCAGATGGTCACCGGCCGGCCGCCGGTCGGATACGTGCGGGTGTCGTGCACCTTCCCGCACTGCGTGGCGCGGGGGCACCAGGCCGACCGTCGTGTCCGCGAGGAGCGGCGCCGGTCGGCCCCGGCCGGGGCGGTGATCGCGGCATGACCACTAGGCGCAACGACCTCGCGAACGCCCGCCTCCCGAAGGCGGCGCTCCTGCCGGGGGCGTCGTGGCACGGCCCGATCGACCTCGTGGCCGTGCGTCTGGTCCTCGCCGGGCGCCGGCCGCCGTCGGTCCTCGACGACGACCACAAGCTCTACGCGATCGTCCACGGCCCTGGCAGCGTGCGCAGCAAGGCGAAGGCCCTCGGTCTGGCGGAGCTGACCGTCGCCCGGTACTCGCCCGGCTACGCGGGCACGTACGGCCGCAGCGGTGAGGAGGGTCCGCCGTGACCTGGCTGGACCTCCTCGTCGGCTTCGTTGACGTGGTGGAGACGGTGAGCGCCACCGGGGACGTGTGGGGGCCTGCGCTGCTCGGCGCGGGCCTCGCCGTCGGCGGCTGGCGGATGCGCCCCGGGGGCGGACGGCACCGGACGCCGTCCGCCCCGTGGACGGCTGCGCGGACGGCGGGGCGGACGGTCGTGGGGACCGTCCGTGTCACCGCGTCCGCCCTCGTCCGCCCCCGGCCGGACGGACCCCCGTCCACCCCGGACGCATGCCCTGTGACCAGCGCGGACGGTCGTCCGGTCGTATCCGCGGACGGTCGTCCGCCCCTGGGCGGACGTGAGGACGGAGGTGGCCTGTGACCGAGAACTCTGTGTTCCGCCGGCGTCCCAACCATGCGCCCGACACCCTCGCGCGCCCGGACCACTGGGGGAAGTACGCGCCATGCCGCAGGGCCCCGAGGGAGATCTTTTTCCCGGAGGACTTCGCCGGGGCGGAGGCCGTCCTCGTCGCCGAGGAGGCCAAGGGGTACTGCCGGCAGTGCCCGGCCCTGGACGACTGCCTCGCGGAGGCGATGCAGCGGCCCGAGCGGTTCGGGGTGTGGGGCGGGACGACCGCCCCCGAGCGCCGCGCCCTCGCGCGCCGCCAGCGCGAGGAGGCGAAGCGTGCCGAGGCGCAAGTCGTCACGGAAGCGGCCTGAGTGGACGCGGGGCGCCCTCCTCGACTGGACCACCGGCCCGCACTGGGACTACGACCGCGCGCGGCCGTGCCGGTACTGCGACGGCCTGACGCAGCTCCGCGACAGCGACAAGAAGCCAGCGCACAAGGTGTGCGCGGAGGCGGCCCTCGACCAGCAGGCCGAGGACGCAGCAGCCGCCTACTACCAGCAGGAGGACCGCCGATGACGACCGCTGTACGCGACGGCCGCCGGGTGACCTACCGGCCGCGCATGACCCCGCAGGACCGCAAGGCCGTCGCCGCGCGGATGCGCGAGGAGTACGAGGCAGGCAACAGCGTCCGCGGTGTGGCCGCCGGTCACGACCTGTCGTACGGCACGGCCTACCGGTGGCTCCTCGCGGCCGGGACGCAGATGCGCGACCGCGCCGGCCGACTGCCCGCACCTCCCACCACCTGAAAGGCACCCGATGCTGAAGCACAACCGGCGGCCCAATCCGCTGATGATCCTCGCGCTCCTGGCCGTGGTCGTGTTCCTCGTCCTCGCGGCGTGCGTCCGCGTCGACGGCGACGAGGAGGACGACTGCGACGACGTAGGGCTGTCGGCCGTCGAGGCGCCGGCATCGTCCCGGCCGCGCCCGGCCGTGCCCCCGGCGAAGCCCGCGGCGCCCCCGGCGAAGCCCGTGAAGCCCGCGGACCGGCCGCGGGTCTCGGTCAGCAAGGCCCCGGCCGCCTCGACCGCACCGAGGAGGACCCCGTCCCCGGTCGCGACGACGACCTCGTCCCGCCCCGGGCACCGGCCCGCGCACGGCCACGGTCACGGGGACCTCGACCTCGACCTCTGCGACGACTGAAGGAGACCGGCCTCATGACCTGGCCCCGGTTCTGGTGGGGCGTGGTCGGCGGAGCAGCCGCCGGCGGCGTCACCTACGCGATCGAGCCCGTACGCCCATGGTGGCCGGTCGTCGCCCTCGTCGTGTTCGCCCTGATCTGGCTTGGCGAGTACGTCGGCGACTGACCCCCATGCCGCGCGCGTCCGGGCGATTCCCCCATGGCGCCCGGACCCGCGCCCCTCTCGTCCCCACACCCCGGGCGTCCGGAAGGAGATGACCGATGCCCCGCCCCTCGTACTGCCGCGCCTGCGGTGCCGCGATCCGCTGGACGGTCACGGAGAACCGCAAGCGGCTCGCCGTCGACCTGACCCCGGACCCGAGCGGGAACACCGCCGTCAGCCGCGACGGCCGCGGCGTGTGGCTGTCGCGCCGGCCGACGGAGGAACTGCCCGTCGCCCCCTACGAGCGGCTCCACAAACCCCACGTCGCCACCTGTCGGCCGCCCGAGCCCGAGCAGACCGCGTGCCTCGGCCTCATCCGCCTCGACGACCGGCGCCAGGCGCAGGACGGCGGTCGCGCGTGAACCCTGGCACCCTGCCCCCGGTCGGCCGCTGCGCCCTGTGCGGCCACGGCAAGCACCTCAGCTCCCACCGGTCGACCCGCGACGGCCTCATCCGGAACGTGTGCACCTCGTGCTACTCGGCTGCGACCCTCGCCGAGGAGGCCGGCCACCCGGTCGACTGGCACCAGGCCGTGACCACCGGCAGCGACGACGACCTCCTCCGCTGGCTCAGGGGCGACCGGTGACCCGGGCACCGGCACACGAAAAGAGGGCGGCACACGGCCGCCCTCCCTTTACCCGTGCGTCAGCCGAGACGCGCCGCCACGGCCCGCATGCGGGCGATCTCGGCGCGCTCGTCGTTGCTGACCGGGAACACCTCGTCGACCCCGGGAACGGGCGCCACGGGCCCGATCCGGCCGTCCTCGGTCCACAGCACCCCCGCCACTACGAGGAGGTCGAGGAGGTCCGCGCACGTGCGCACCGGGCCGCGGTCGTGCGCCGCGGCGTACCGGTCGAGTGTGGCGGCCTGCTCCGCTTGCTCGTCGAGGTCGTACCAGCAGGAAACCGACCAGCGGTCGCCGTCGACCGGCTCCACGGGGAGGACGCGGCCGAGCTGGTCGCGCGTCACGGTCTCGCAGCGGCTCGCGATCGCGCCGAGGATCTGCATGCCGGCCGGGGGGAGGGCCCGCAACCAGCCGCCGGCCATGTGCTGACGAGCCATCTGGTCACTGACCTCGGGCGTCCACACGGTCAGCCGGGCCGGGTGCTGCGCCTCGTCGGGAGTGGTCGTCATGGTGCTCCTGCCCTATTCAGCCGGGGTGTCCCCGGACTTCTTCCGTGCCTCGACGATGCCCTCCGCGTCCGGCACCGGAACGATCGCAGCGAGGCGCCGGCCGCGGCTGGTCACCCACGTGACCCGGCCCCGGACCGCCACCTCGTTCACGACGTCGCTGAGCGACGCACGCAGTTCCCGGATGCCGATCTCGGTCGTCTCGTCGCTTGTGTTCGCAGGCATACGCGGATGGTAGCTGGTGTACACGCGACGTGTACAGCAGAGTACGCTAGTGTACACATCGCCGGTTACGGAACGGGATTCCACCGTGACTGTCAGTTCGAAACAGCCCAAGCACGACGAGGAGCCGCCAGGTGACCACCGAGGAGCAGGCAGGGAAGCCGCCGCACGGCATTCACCTCTTCCGTAACCGTCTGTTCTGGCGGTGGTCGGACGAGTTGCCCCGGCCGCTGCGCGAGGGCTTCGTGAAGGTGCTGCACGCCTTCGGCGCCGGGGCGAACGAGTCCGGCCGGATGGTGTTCTGGGACGGCCGGATCATCACGTTGAAGGAGATCGCCCGCGCGGCCTGCGTCGACCCGAAGGACGCACGCCGGTACATCAACGCCGCCATGGCGGCCGGGGTCGTCACGGTGTCTGGCGAGCGTAAGAAGGGATACACCCCGGTCTACGCGGCCGTCGTGACCGATACGCCGAACTGGGCCGCCGCGGTCGAGGTGCTGAAGGCGACGAAGGCCGAGCCGAAGCGCCGCACCCCGAGGGTCTGGGAGGGCCAGGGAACGGGGGATGCACCCGCTTCCCCCCTCCAGGGTGAAAGGGGGGATGCACCCCTTTCGGAGAACGGGGGATGCACCCCCCAGGGAAAGGGGGATGCACCCTCTACATCCCAAGGGTTCCCAAGCAACTACCCCAAGACTTCTCGTGGTGACGGCCGTCAGGCCTCTACCGGTAGTGGGGGCTCGGGTGGTGGCGGCTCCGCCGCGCGGCGAGACGAGAGCGAGCAGGTTTCCAACAGCGCGATCGGTGCCGTGATCCGCGACCTCCCCCGTCGGCTGATGGACCGCCTTCCCGAGGACCAGCCGATCCCGGCAGCCATCGAGGGCGCGATCCGTACCGAGCTGGCGAGGGGCCTGTCCCCGGCACAGCTGGTGACCCGGGCGAAGCGGCGCTATCTCGAGTTCGGGATCGAGCGGGACATCGAGTCCGCCGAGGGCGAGGGTGTCCGGACCCCGGTCGGTGCGCTGATCTCGCTGGTGCGGGCCGGGCGGTGCACGAGCCCCCGATGTGACGACGGCACGGACCTCGACACGGGCGAGGAGTGCCGGACCTGCGAGCGCGACCGGGAGGACCGCCGCCCGGCGCCGCAGGAGCCAGTGCAGGGCGCGTTCCCGGTGTCGGTGCCCTCGGCTCCCGTGCCCGCCCCGGTGCCCACCCCTCGCGGCCGTCTGGTGCCGCACGACTGCGCTAACCGCGTGTGTCCCAACAGCTTCCCCGCGCCCGCTGGTGCCCCGGCCGGGCTGTGCCCCGAGTGCCGCGAGGACGAGACCGAGAAAGCGAGCAACCAGTGAGAGACCGACTGCCCTTGACCGACCCGGCGACTGGTCTGAGCCGCGGTGCGATCCGGCACCCGAACGGCACCCCGCCGCAGGTGCTCGGCTGCCGCTGGTGCGGGGAGTTCCACGTCGGCTCGTCCGGGTGGGCCCGATCCGTCGACTGGCACCAGTGGACCGCCCCGACGGAGGCGCAGGTCGAGGCCCGCCGGGCAGCCCGGGGGATCGCCGAGGAGCCCGTCCCGGCCGAGACCGAGCGCACGGTGTGCGGCGCGATGACCCACAACTCCGTGGGCTCTGAGCGGTTTTGCGAGAACGAGGACCCGCTCCACACCGAGGACCACGACGACGGCGACGGCTACACCTGGCCCGTCGAGGACTGGGAGCGCGAGGCCGCGTGAGCGACACGACCGAGCCCGAGCCCCGCCGGGTCCAGCTGGAGGCCGGCCGGGTCGACGAGATCCGGCTCCTCGCCTCCCGGCTCGGCGGCCGGCCGGACCCGGACGAGGTGCCCCGCCTCCTCGCCGACGCCCGCACCGCCCTCGTCGACCTCCTCGCCGACCGCGACGACCTCGTCCGCGCCAACGCCGAGGCAGGCGCCGAGCTCTCGGCCTGGACCGGCGCCATCTGAAGACTTCCGGCCCCCGCCCCGGGGGCCGGTCCTCCCGAACCGAAGGAGCGTCATGCCCGACCAAATCCTCAGCACCTCGGCCGGCCCGGTCACCGTGACCGCCACCGAGCCCGTTCCGGGCCTGCACGTCTACGAGATCCCGGAGCACGTCAACGTGCTGTCGCCGCTGCGCTGGATCCTCGCCCACCACGAAGGCCGCGCCCTGGCCTCGTTCGAGACCAAGGAGGCCGCCAACGGCGCCGCCGAGAAGGTCGCCCCGCTCGTGGACTGGACGCGCAACGCGATGACCGTCGCGAACCTCCTCGGCCCCAGCGGCGCGGAGCAACTGCTTGCCCTCCTCGCCGAGGTCGGCGGACAGCACCCCAACGCCTGACCACCGCGCCCCCGCCCGGGGGCTGGACCACACCCGAGAGGACACACGCCGTGCAGTTCACCACCGCCGACGACTTCCGCAGCTTCCTGCGTCTGTGCATCGACCCCGGCCCCGGCCGGGACAAGCGGACCCCGACCCGCCTCGTCGAGGCCCTGCCCGACCCGTACGCGGCGGCGCTGAAGGAGTTCGCCCCGCCCTACCTCAGCGCGTTCGGACGCACCGCCGCCGAGCTCACCGCCCGCGCCGAGGACATGCGCCACGCCTACGCCGCAACCGTCCTCGCATGGATCCGCGACGAGGAGCCCAGCGACCGCCTCCTCGGCCTCGCCACCGAGGCCACCGAGCACGCCCGCTCCTGCTGCTGGTGCACCCGGAACGGCGTGCTGTCCGCGACGTGCGAGGACGGCCGGCGCCTGGCTGCCGCGCTCCTCGCCCCCGCCGAGACACCGGCGGCCCCGGCCGACGAGGAGGAGACGCCCTGCGCTCACGAGTCGTGGGACGTCACCAGCGAGTACCGCGACGCCAAGACGGACGAGTGGGTCCAGGCCCGCCGCTGCAACGACTGTCCCGAGCGCCTGGACGACCTCCGCACGACGAACCCTCACTTCGAGGACCACCGCGAGACGGCGGCCGCCGAGCTCGGTCACGCCACCGTGGACGAGACCGCCGCGGCGTACGTCGCCGCCGTCCCCGAGGCCGACCAGCCGACCGACGACGAGGAGCGGCCGGCGCTCCCGCCCGCGCTGCCGTGGCTGTCGGTGCTGCGGGGCGAGGAGTTCGGCAACCTCCTCGGGGAGATCGCCCTCGCCATGCACAAGGGCAACGCCCCGCGCGACGGTGAGAGCACCGACGAGCGGCACCGCCGCACCGTCGGCTACGTCGCCGACGTCCTCGCCGGGTGGCGCGACGCGATGGAGCACCGCCGGCCGACGACGTACGTGACCAACGACGGCCGGGCCTGGACCTACCAGGGCGAGCACCACGCGAACGAGGGCGCGGCCCTGTACGAGTCGCCGACCAGCCCGAAGGCGTACAGCGTCCTGGAGCTGACCGGCATGTACCGGTGGGTCGCCGCCATCGAGGGCGGGAAGCTCGGCGACGGCGAGACGGTGACGGCCCCGTTCGACGACTACGCCCGCACCTGCCGCGTGGCCGGGCTCACCCCGTTCACCAACATCCCCATCCGCGGCGGCAGCACCGGCACCGTTCACGCGGCCGTGCACATCGCGCTGAGCCCTGACCTCGAACTGAGCACGGAGGCCGTCGACGCGGTCCGCACCGCCGTCTGCGACGGCCTCGCCGTCCGCGAGGACTGACCATGCCCCGCACCGCCCGCCCCGCCGGTACCGGGGCGGGCCCCGTCCACCGAGCACCTGGAGCCCTGCTGATGACCGCCATCCTGACCGCCCCCGAGCGGATCGCCCTCACACCGAGCAGCGACAACACCCCCGTCGCCCGCGCCATCGTCCAGAGCATCGCCGCCGACCACGACCCCGAGCACTACCTGTGGATCGTGCTCCACCGGCCCGACGGCGGCGCGAACCTCTGGCACGCCTGGACCGACGGCGGCCGGCCCCTCGGCGACGAGGTGGACCGCGTCGCCCTCGCCGCCGGGATGGACGCCGCGGACTGGCTCCACATCGGAGACCTCAACTGCACCCGCTCAACCCGGGGCCGCATCACCGTCGAGGCGTACGCGCTGCGCCCGGTCCTCGCCGACGTCGAGAGCGGCGTCCGCTGCGACGACGACCGCCGCGCCGGCGTTCAGCGCGTCGTCGACCGGGCGGCCGAGGAGACCGGCCACCCCACCCGGCCGGGCGTCCCGCGCTGGCTCGGCATGGGCCCGGCCCTGATCGCCCGACGCCCCTGACCACACAGCACGAGCGGCGCCTTCCCGGTACGGAGGCGCCGCTCGCGCGGCAGACCCTACCCGCACCCGGAGGTGTTGCATGATCCTCGGCCTCGACGACTCGGCCGCCCTCGCCCTGATCGGCGTGCTCTTCCTGCCGATCGAGATGCCGATCGTCTACTTCTGCACCCGCCGCGCCATCCGCGCATGGCGGAGGTGGGCCCAGTGAGCCCGGCCGGCCGCGCGGCCTTCGCCCTGTACGGCCTGGTCCTCCTCGGCGCCGCCGGGCAAGGCGTCGCCCACCTTGGCGCCGGCACCTTCCGCCAGGCCGCCGGTTTCTACCTCGTCGCCTTCGCCGCCCTGGTCGCCATGATCCGCGAGATCTCCCGCGCCACCCTCGACGGCCGGGACCAGCGCACCGACCTCGGATGGTTCCGCCGCTGGCGGGTCGACCGCGAGGCCCGCGCGATCGTCCGCAACTCGGCGTGCACCTGTGACGCGGCCTGGTGGCCCTCCCCGGACCGGCCTCACGCCCCGTGGTGCCGAGCTGCGAAGAACAGGAGCCGTCCCGCATGAGTCCCCGTCACCTGGCGTGCGCGACGCACGCCGCACCGCCGCCCGGTTTCACCATCACCCCGTGCTGCGGCGTGACCCCGACCGCGCTGCCCCGCTTCCACGGCGTCACCCCCAACCTGGGCGCCGTCACCTGCCAGGGACACCCCGTCAGCCCCGTGCGCGAACTCGTCGCGATCGTCCTGACCGGCACGCAGCGCCTCGGCACCGTCCGCCGCCGCTTCCTGCCCCACGGCGACGAGGACGGCCACGTCTACGACGAGCGGTGTGCCCTGTGCGCCGGCGACGTCCGCACGCTCGCCGACCAGACCACCGAGGCCCTGGTCGTCGCGTTCCCGGACGCCGACGTCGCCAACCTGCGCGCCACCCGGCCCCGCACCCGGGGACCGCGCCCGCTGGGCCTGCCCCGCGGCCCGCTGCGCACCCTTGTCGAGGTGGTCCTCACCACGACCCCGAAAACCGGCGTGTGGTCCGACGGAGGGTTCCGTCCGCACGGTTCGCCCAACGGCCACCAGACCGACCGTCGTTGTGCCCTGTGCACGGCCGACGTCGACCCCCTCGCCTCGGCCGTCGAGACCGCCCTGTCCCGGGCGCTGCCCTCGGTCGTCGCCGGGTCGTGCCGCCCCCGGCGCCCGCGCCGGCCGGCCGCCCTCACCAGTGAAGGAGCGCCATGACCGACGACCCTCGTGACGCCGAGCTGCGCCGGATCCTCGCCGTCGTCGTCGACACCGACCGGGGAGAGCCCCTCGGCTGGAGCGACCTCCCGGACCCGGCCGTCGACGAGGAGCCCGCACGGTGACCGGGCTCGTCACGGCGTTCGTCCTCGTGTGGGCGGCCGGGTACCTGACCGGCCGCCTCCGCCTGGAGGACCACCTCGTCGACTGGGCCGACGACCAGCTCACCACCCGGCCGGGACGCTCGCCCCGGTTCTGGCTCGCCGTCCCGATCGCCCTCGTCGCCGTCGGCGTCCTGTGGCTCGTCCACCCCCGCCGGACCCTCGCCAACTACCGGGACAACAAGGCGCGGCGCCGACGGCACCGCGAGCCCGTCCCGGTCCCTCAGTACGACCCCGGATGGGCCGACCGCCGCGGCGGCGCCCCCCGGGCCTGACCCACCCGCACAACCAAAGGACACACCCCGTGGAACTCAGCAAGTGGCCCCGCCTCCTCGTCACCGGCACCCCCGTCACCGAGGAGCAGGCGAACGAGATCCTGATCCGCACCGCGAACCTCTGGCTCCTGCACGTCAACGACCGGGAATGGAACGCCACCGTGGGCGACGTCCTCGGCGTCGAGGCAGGGAAGTTCGGTTTCTGGACCCCGGAGTCGACCCGCGCGGCCGCGACCGAGCTGCGGTGCCTGGAACTCCAGTGGCTCTACACCTCGCGGATCTCGTCCTCGTGGATCGGCGGCCCGCACGGCTGGTGCGACTGGGACGGCACGATCGGCGCGGCCAACTACAACATCGGCAAGCACCCCGACGTCGAGACCGTCACCGACGAGTGGCAGCGGATCGCCGCCGCGTTCCCGTACCTCGACCTGCGGGCGCAGCTCGTCACCGACGAGGGGGAGGGCGACCTCGCGGCCGAGTGGACCGTGAGCGCCGGCCGCGCCGTCCACCGCGAGCCCGACCCCGGTGACCCGCTGCTGACCGACATGCAGGCCCTCGGCGCTGGCGACTTCCTCGGCCGCCTGTTCGTCGGCGGGGAGCGCGGCGTCACCGTGCCCCGGCTGCGCGCCGCCGTCGCCCAGGTCCGCGCCTCCTCCTGACCCCTCCCGCCCGGCCGCCCACCTCGGCGGCCGGGCCCACCTCAGACCCGAAAGGCACCCCGTGAAGACCGCCATGGATGCCGTCGGCTTCCTCGACACCGGCACCACCCCCACCACGACCCCGGCCGGGGCCATCCTCCCGCCGTTCTCCGGTAGCGACACCGTCTGTGCGAAGTGCCGTTACCTGGAGGCGTTCACCCGCTACCGGCCGGCGCTGTCCGACCGGACCCGCGAGGAGTTCAACGGGGCCACGCGTCGCGGCCCCCTGCCTGAGCGGCTGGAACGCACCTGCGCCCGCTGCGACTACGCATGGGACGAAGCCCTCCCCGTCGACGACCAGGCCGACGGCGGCCTGAGCGTCGACGACCTCGTCCACGCCCTCGACAACTCCACCCCGTACCCGGTCGAGCTCGACCGGTCCCTCCTCCGCCACATGGCCGCCCGGCTCCTGGAGATGGCCGTCGTCCTTCCCGTCCGGGATCACGCCGTGTGGCAGCCCGAGGAGCCCCCGCCCCCGACTGTCGCCCCGCAGGACCCCGACACCCTCGCCACCCCGGAGGCCTGACCGTGACGATCACCAAACTCACCCCCGAGCAAGCCCGATGGGTCGGCGCCCGCATCGCCGATGCCCTCGGCTACGTGCGACAGATCGTCGACCAACTCCGCGCCCTCGTCCGCACGGCCCTCGACGCGATCCGACAGTTCGTCGAGACGTGGAACCGGTCGCCCTACGCCGCGGCGGCCGGACCGTCCCGGCCGGCATGGATGAGCCCTTACGGGCCGCCCGCTCGTCGACGCCGTCACTGACCACCAGGAGCCGAACCATGCCCCTTGCAACACAGGACGCCCGCCGCTTCTCCGAGCTGCGCGCCTCCGGCCTGCTCTGGCTGATCAACCGGGTCGTCTTCCACCCGCGCGGCCTGGCCCTCGCCGTCCACGCCTACGGCAACGGAGAGCTGTACGGCTGGAGCCTCCTCCCGTCCCCCGACGGGGGCCCGTGGACCTACCCCGAGGACGTCGAGCCCGACTACCTCCGCGCCGCCGAGGCCACCCTCACCGCCGCACTCAACACCCCCGTCCGCCCGGACGAGGACGTCCGTCCGCCCTCCCGTCCGACCCCGGACGAGGAGGCCGGACGCCCCGGACGCGACCCGGTCCTCGGCGAGCGTCCACCCACCGCGACCAGCGCGGACGCCGTCCGTCCGGGGACGGACGTCCGCGCGGACGACGAGGCGGACGCAGGCCGGACGCGCGACCGCCGGGCCGAGGTCCGCCAGGCCATCGACGGCGCGTTCCTCGCCCCGGACGAGGACGGCCGTCCGGTCCGGATCATCCCGGCCGGGAAGCTGACCCTCGGCCCGGACGGGCTCACCGACGTCGAGCGCCAGCGCAAGACGATCCGCGACACGCTGAACGCCGAGCTGTCCCACGCCGACGCGCACGCCGTGTGGGACCTCACCCTCGCGATCAGCCGCGCCCTGCACGCGATGCCCCGCTACGCCACCCCCGCCCGGCCCGGTCTCCTCGACGGGCCCGCCCGCTGCTCCTGCGGGGCGACCGGCGAGCTCCTGGCCGTCGACC comes from the Streptomyces sp. NBC_00443 genome and includes:
- a CDS encoding RusA family crossover junction endodeoxyribonuclease — protein: MPSDKPLKTVITVLAAEPNTRLGCCDADGPAVWVRVTAWSPRRAFLTDAAPFLAVSGRETEDLPGLRFFADLDLNNPPKNDDTSGEHLEWPGLGLCPPVPAEWLTARDEDDPGAPAGAEEEVPPVLSVIARGLPGPQGSKTHVGGGRMIESSAKVKPWRDVVAWSAIAARNRVRGWSQLTGPVALSLTFTMPRPRSHFGTGRNAEVVRPSAPARPDVTPDLDKLVRATCDALKTARVYRDDAQVVEYRAPFGQWYDTDHGTVPLVLDGPGCVIQLWPLDAKGAGR
- a CDS encoding WhiB family transcriptional regulator, translated to MTENSVFRRRPNHAPDTLARPDHWGKYAPCRRAPREIFFPEDFAGAEAVLVAEEAKGYCRQCPALDDCLAEAMQRPERFGVWGGTTAPERRALARRQREEAKRAEAQVVTEAA
- a CDS encoding helix-turn-helix domain-containing protein, with translation MTTAVRDGRRVTYRPRMTPQDRKAVAARMREEYEAGNSVRGVAAGHDLSYGTAYRWLLAAGTQMRDRAGRLPAPPTT
- a CDS encoding DUF6042 family protein translates to MTTTPDEAQHPARLTVWTPEVSDQMARQHMAGGWLRALPPAGMQILGAIASRCETVTRDQLGRVLPVEPVDGDRWSVSCWYDLDEQAEQAATLDRYAAAHDRGPVRTCADLLDLLVVAGVLWTEDGRIGPVAPVPGVDEVFPVSNDERAEIARMRAVAARLG
- a CDS encoding type II toxin-antitoxin system prevent-host-death family antitoxin, producing MPANTSDETTEIGIRELRASLSDVVNEVAVRGRVTWVTSRGRRLAAIVPVPDAEGIVEARKKSGDTPAE